The following DNA comes from Flavobacterium sp. N3904.
CCTTCCAGGATTCATTCCTTTGTATGCTTTAGTTGTCGCACCAGACCAAACCTCAATTACGCCAGCGGCATCACGTTCAAATTGTTTTTCGATTCCGTTTTGCAAACCTTTTCCAACGCCAAGTAGAATCACCAAAATAAAGATACCCGAAGCTACAGAAACTCCAGTGAGAAAAGTTCTCAGTTTGTTTTTGGCAATCGCCTCAAATATTTCCTGCCAACGTTCTATATTAAACATAAGAAGAAGCTCTAACTTGTTCTACCATTTTATCGTCAATGATCAATCCGTCTTTCAGGACCACATTTCTTTTGCACATAGCGGCAATATCCGGTTCGTGTGTCACTATCAAAATAGTTTTGCCTTCGTCATTAATCCCTTGAATCAATTCCATTACTTCATAAGATGTCAACGTATCTAATGCACCCGTAGGTTCATCTGCCAACAAAACTTTTGGGTTTGAGGCCAAAGCTCTCGCAATTGCCACACGTTGTTTCTGACCTCCAGATAGCTCATTGGGCAAGTGATGTGAATGCGATGCCAATCCTACTTTTTCCAAATATCTCATGGCAATTTCGTTTCTTTCTTTTCTTTTCACGCCTTGGTAATACAACGGTAAAGCCACATTATCCAAAGCACTTTTGTAG
Coding sequences within:
- a CDS encoding ABC transporter ATP-binding protein; the protein is MIEIKDLHKSYKMGHSELHVLKGINFSIKEGELVAIMGSSGSGKSTLLNILGILDEADSGLYTLDNVPIKKLNETIASKYRNQFLGFVFQSFNLINYKSALDNVALPLYYQGVKRKERNEIAMRYLEKVGLASHSHHLPNELSGGQKQRVAIARALASNPKVLLADEPTGALDTLTSYEVMELIQGINDEGKTILIVTHEPDIAAMCKRNVVLKDGLIIDDKMVEQVRASSYV